The Magnolia sinica isolate HGM2019 chromosome 9, MsV1, whole genome shotgun sequence genome contains a region encoding:
- the LOC131255102 gene encoding LRR receptor-like serine/threonine-protein kinase EFR, which translates to MAVVAAAFSNETDQFALLAFKGQITNDPLQALSSWNDSLHFCKWQGVKCIRRHERVVALNISQMDLKGLLAPHIANLTFLRHINLRGNKFHGSIPQDIGWGIPINITQCSELRRINVGRNSIVGEIPVELSSLPKLTILYLHSNKLVGSIPPFGNISSLTKLWLNQNSLHGSIPVDLCQIPNLKVLQVSENKLSGIITSQLYNLLSMRTFNVMNNLFSGRIPPDIGLTLPNLENLYMAGNQFTGPIPRSLGNASRLEILDLPDNKFINLKGGLPESVANLLTQLAIITMSKNQIFGSIPNGIGNLVSLTELAIDQNLMTGSIPVSIGKLQRLQILDLSRNRFSGSSPYSNGNISLQSELYLC; encoded by the exons ATGGCTGTTGTTGCAGCCGCCTTCAGCAATGAAACTGATCAATTCGCTTTGCTTGCCTTCAAAGGCCAAATCACCAATGATCCACTTCAAGCTTTAAGTTCATGGAACGATTCTCTCCACTTCTGCAAGTGGCAAGGAGTCAAGTGCATTCGCCGGCATGAAAGAGTAGTCGCCTTGAACATAAGTCAAATGGACTTGAAAGGGCTACTCGCTCCCCACATTGCAAATCTCACATTCCTTCGACATATAAATCTCCGAGGGAATAAGTTCCATGGCTCGATCCCTCAAGACATAGGCT GGGGAATACCCATCAATATAACCCAGTGTTCAGAGCTCAGACGAATCAATGTAGGCCGGAATAGCATTGTGGGCGAGATTCCAGTTGAGCTTAGCTCTTTGCCAAAGCTCACTATACTATATCTTCATTCTAACAAGCTTGTAGGAAGCATCCCTCCTTTTGGGAACATTTCATCTCTCACCAAGCTTTGGTTAAACCAAAATAGCTTGCATGGAAGCATTCCAGTCGATCTGTGCCAAATTCCCAACTTGAAAGTCCTTCAAGTCTCTGAAAATAAATTATCTGGTATCATTACTTCTCAGCTTTACAACCTCTTGTCGATGCGTACTTTTAATGTGATGAACAACTTGTTTTCTGGAAGAATTCCACCTGATATAGGCCTCACTCTTCCAAACCTCGAGAATCTTTACATGGCAGGAAACCAATTTACGGGTCCTATTCCAAGATCACTGGGCAATGCTTCGAGGCTTGAAATACTCGATTTGCCCGATAACA AATTCATTAATCTCAAAGGAGGGTTGCCGGAGTCCGTTGCAAATCTTTTGACCCAACTTGCAATTATAACAATGAGCAAAAACCAGATATTTGGAAGCATCCCTAATGGGATAGGAAATCTTGTCAGCTTGACTGAATTGGCAATAGATCAGAACCTTATGACAGGTTCTATTCCGGTCAGTATTGGGAAGCTTCAGAGGCTGCAAATCTTGGACTTGTCCAGAAATAGATTTTCAGGCAGCAGTCCATACTCCAATGGGAACATCTCTCTCCAGAGTGAGCTGTacttgtgttaa